CGGCCACTTCGATATGAAACCAGTCGCCGTGCTCGGCGCGCACGAACGCAACCAGGTCGCACGCATAGCGCAGTTCGCCGACCTCTCCCATGCCGGAGGGCAGGTCACCACGCAGCGCGACGATGTGCCGGATGCCGTGCGCGCGGTACAGTGCCAGAATGCCGCGCAAGCTCTCCTTCGACGCGCCGATGCACGACAGGTGCGGCGCGGCCTCGAAGCCCTCACCCGCCATTTCGAGCACGGTATCGAGCGTGCCCTGCTGCGTCGAGCCGCCGGCGCCAAACGTCACCGACATGAACTTAGGCTTGAGTGGCGCCAGCTGCGCACGCGTTGCGCGCAATTTGTCGATCCCTTCCGCCGTCTTCGGCGGAAAGAACTCAAACGAGATTTCGGGCAGGGACATAGGGTGTATTGGAAAGAGAGGCGTGCCGCCGCCAGCGTGCGTCAGTACCAGCGCTCGACGGTAAAGCGCTGACCAAGGATCAGCGCGCTCAGCAGATACGACACGATGCTGTACAGGATCGAGCCAAAGAATGCCGACCAAAAGCCGGAGACCTCGAACCCCTTGAGCAGCGTTGCACCCAACCAGAAGCACAACGCATTAATCACCAGGATGAACACCCCCAGCGTAAGCACCGTCAGCGGCAGCGTGAATAAGATCAGAAGCGGCCGGATAATCGCGTTGATTAACCCGAGCACGAGCGCGACGATCAACGCGGTACCGAAGCTCTTGATTTGAATCGACGGCACAATATACGTGATGATCAACAGCGCAAGCGCATTAATCAACCAGGTCAGCAATACAGTCATCGCGGGCTCCCTGTGATGCGGCCGATGTGCGCTGGGGCACGTTGTCGATCGTGCCCCAGCGCGCGTGCAGCCGCGGTTAGTAACGGTAATGGTCCGGCTTGAACGGACCGTGCTTGTCCACGCCAATATACCGTGCCTGCGCGTCGCTAAGCTCGGTCAGTGTCGCGCCGATGCGCGCCAGATGCAGTCGCGCGACCTTTTCATCCAAGTGCTTAGGCAGCACGTAGACCTTGTTTTGATACTGGTCGCCGCGCGTGAACAACTCGATCTGCGCGAGCGTCTGATTCGTGAACGAATTGGACATCACGAACGATGGGTGGCCGGTCGCGCACCCCAGGTTCACGAGCCGCCCCTCGGCCAGCAAAATCACCCGCTTACCATCCGGGAAGATGATGTGGTCCACTTGCGGCTTGATATTTTCCCACTGGTACTGGCGCGTGGACGCTACCTCGATTTCGGAATCGAAGTGGCCGATATTGCACACGATCGCGTTGTGGCGCATCGCCTTCATGTGGTCGTGGTTGATCACATGATAGTTGCCGGTAGCCGTCACGAAGATGTCGGCCTTGTCCGCCGCGTACTCCATCGTGACGACGCGATAGCCTTCCATCGCCGCCTGCAACGCGCAGATTGGATCGATCTCAGTCACCCACACGGTCGCGCCGAGCCCGCGCAGCGATTGTGCGCAACCCTTGCCGACGTCACCGTAGCCAGCCACCACGGCAATCTTGCCGGCGATCATCACGTCCGTGGCACGCTTGATGCCGTCCACCAGCGACTCGCGGCAACCGTACAGGTTGTCAAACTTGGACTTGGTCACCGAATCGTTCACGTTGATGGCCGGGAACGGCAGCCGGCCCTCGCGCTCCATCTGGTACAACCGATGCACGCCGGTCGTAGTTTCCTCGGTCACCCCGCGAATGTGCGCGAGGCGCGTCGAGTACCAGCGCGGGTCCACGTCAAGACGACGAGCAATCGCGTTGTACAACGCGACCTCTTCCTCGTTGAGCGGCTTGGAGATCACCGAGCGGTCCTGCTCGGCCTTCGCGCCAAGGATCAGCAGCAGTGTGGCGTCGCCGCCGTCATCGAGGATCATGTTGGCGAACTGGCCATTCGGCCATTCGAAGATCCGGTGCGTGAACGCCCAGTATTCGTCGAGCGATTCGCCCTTGTACGCAAACACCGGCGTGCCGGTTTCGGCGATCGCCGCCGCTGCGTGATCCTGCGTCGAGAAGACGTTGCACGAGGCCCAACGCACGTCGGCGCCCAGCGCTTTCAACGTCTCAATCAGCACGCCGGTCTGAATCGTCATGTGCAGCGAGCCGGCGATGCGAGCGCCCTTCAGCGGCTGCTCGGCCCGGTACTCGTCGCGCATCTGCACCAAGCCCGGCATTTCGGTCTCGGCAATGTTCAGTTCCTTGCGGCCCCACGCGGCGAGCGACGGGTCGGCGACGACATAATCCTGGGATGGGCTTTTTTCGTAAA
This sequence is a window from Mycetohabitans rhizoxinica HKI 454. Protein-coding genes within it:
- a CDS encoding phage holin family protein; translated protein: MTVLLTWLINALALLIITYIVPSIQIKSFGTALIVALVLGLINAIIRPLLILFTLPLTVLTLGVFILVINALCFWLGATLLKGFEVSGFWSAFFGSILYSIVSYLLSALILGQRFTVERWY
- the ahcY gene encoding adenosylhomocysteinase, with the translated sequence MNAAVYEKSPSQDYVVADPSLAAWGRKELNIAETEMPGLVQMRDEYRAEQPLKGARIAGSLHMTIQTGVLIETLKALGADVRWASCNVFSTQDHAAAAIAETGTPVFAYKGESLDEYWAFTHRIFEWPNGQFANMILDDGGDATLLLILGAKAEQDRSVISKPLNEEEVALYNAIARRLDVDPRWYSTRLAHIRGVTEETTTGVHRLYQMEREGRLPFPAINVNDSVTKSKFDNLYGCRESLVDGIKRATDVMIAGKIAVVAGYGDVGKGCAQSLRGLGATVWVTEIDPICALQAAMEGYRVVTMEYAADKADIFVTATGNYHVINHDHMKAMRHNAIVCNIGHFDSEIEVASTRQYQWENIKPQVDHIIFPDGKRVILLAEGRLVNLGCATGHPSFVMSNSFTNQTLAQIELFTRGDQYQNKVYVLPKHLDEKVARLHLARIGATLTELSDAQARYIGVDKHGPFKPDHYRY